A region of Saccharomyces kudriavzevii IFO 1802 strain IFO1802 genome assembly, chromosome: 14 DNA encodes the following proteins:
- the SKDI14G3880 gene encoding uncharacterized protein (similar to Saccharomyces cerevisiae YNR065C): protein MILLRGLYVVWAFLVVSSINAEEFTPKVTRISSENSGKILLFDDSSTFIRREGGSVRISFDVGESWEKVKGIEEDIADLIIDPFRRHERAIAYVAGVPKLYITDDQGKSWRPITIDVSSEHTSCGGCYVKTYPMKKEYFIAFCDRYRKQLNVMNTTEENVPHLVDITEEIYITNDGGDSFFNVKSSVGMNEDRHLRDSRCDFIKSSEYSDLDDNDAPVLCLFQSWEKENGFTISSSQLVLSTDWGKSWKEFDQFKDKMVRSYEILKSHVFVLTQNDRYNMMSSMEIWVSRDLSTFQMAHLPTQARYINVAERYGDSMGRIILTIFKESSNTKEAGSLTSEVLISDSQGLKFSPIKWTPNERLGNIDFYNPGFLKGTMFSSFQASFERFGKGKNKETVGKQETKISIDNGLTWSNLKVVDPENADLFECDITDPERCSLHPSFYRFWGLEPTVGIVMAGAVVSDGNVLDWKVPATFISRDGGLSWKLARNSTGLFATGNLGNVIVHIPYSSDRKDGSKFEFHYSLDQGKTWIENQLDTDFLPYTLINATPDGSGTKFIIYGVAEIPRHSSGNPSGYVIYIIDFSAAFDHKSCEEKDYEDWNLAEGKCLDGVKYKYMRRKQDARCLVNKTFEDSLLHETPCNSCAPSDYECSFEFGRDANGQCIPDYNLIVLSDICDNSKGKTVSVEPLQLIKGDKCKTPMKIEPVDIPCDGIPKKGSNSKEIVATENKFDFKVQFYQYFDTIADESLVIVDARGDAYVSHDGGQTMRKFDASGETIVEVVFNPYFNSSAYLFGSKGSIFSTHDRGYSFMIVKLPESRQLGMPLDFNAKDQNMFIYYGGNDCEPLSPECHAVAYLTKDGGETFTEMLDNAIHCEFAGSLFKYPSNKDAIMCQVKEKSSQTRSLVSSADFFHNDKRTVFENIIDYLSTGGYIIIAVPGNNDELRAYVTIDGAEFAEAKFPYDEDAGKQEAFTVLESERGSVFLHLATNLEQGCEFGNLLKSNSNGTFFVTLEHTVNRNTRGYVDFEKIQGLEGVILINVVSNSENVFENNEVKKLKTKITFNEGSDWTYLKPPKKDSEGNKFSCNSKSLDECSLHLHSYTERKDIRDTYSSGSALGMMFGVGNVGESLLPYKECSTFFTADGGETWAEVKKGPHQWEYGDHGGILVLVPESIETDSISYSTNSGKTWKDYKFCDDKVLVKDITTVPRDSALRFLLFGEAKNMGSGSFRTYTIDFRNLFERQCYFDIAGKKGSDYKYSLLGSQTNCLFGHRTEFLHKTDEKCFIGNVPLSEFSRNIKNCSCTRQDFECDYNYHKTHDGVCRLVSGLSPANAADICKKEPDLIEYFKSSGYRKIPLSTCKGGLRLDTRSSPHPCPGKVKEFKEKYSVNAGAYAFVFIAILLVILFTAWFIYNKGIRRNGGFARFGEIRLNDDGLIENNNTDRVVNNIVRSGLCLFSIITSMYQRTKAGVGKAIWKIRGRFASKAGPSYLSLLHGQFSNEADRLTTGPDGDASGPASVANRGNDSEIEVGEASTSEQGHTSSTIQSAPGDIPDALSAHGEEETHNLDSATSPGGDE, encoded by the coding sequence ATGATACTCCTTCGTGGCCTATATGTCGTATGGGCATTTCTAGTTGTTTCCTCGATCAATGCTGAGGAATTCACCCCTAAAGTAACCAGGATCTCCTCTGAAAATTCCGGAAAAATATTACTCTTTGATGATTCCAGCACATTTATCAGGAGAGAAGGGGGTTCAGTGAGGATAAGTTTTGATGTAGGGGAAAGTTGGGAAAAAGTGAAAGGAATTGAAGAGGATATTGCAGATTTGATTATTGACCCCTTTCGTAGACATGAAAGAGCTATTGCCTACGTAGCCGGAGTGCCAAAATTATACATCACCGATGATCAAGGTAAATCGTGGAGGCCTATAACAATAGATGTTTCTAGTGAACATACTTCATGTGGTGGTTGTTATGTAAAAACTTATCCTATGAAAAAAGAGTATTTTATAGCGTTTTGTGATAGATATAGAAAACAATTGAATGTGATGAATACTACAGAGGAAAACGTACCTCATTTGGTGGATATTACAGAGGAAATCTACATAACCAATGATGGTGGGGATTCCTTTTTTAACGTTAAATCTTCCGTAGGAATGAACGAAGATAGACATTTGAGGGATTCCCGCTGTGACTTCATTAAGTCTAGCGAATATTCTGATTTGGATGATAACGATGCTCCGGTACTCTGTCTCTTCCAGAGTtgggaaaaggaaaacggTTTTACTATTAGTAGCTCGCAGTTGGTTTTGAGCACCGACTGGGGTAAATCATGGAAAGAATTTGATCAATTTAAGGACAAAATGGTTCGTTCATACGAGATACTAAAGTCTCATGTGTTCGTCTTAACACAGAATGATAGGTATAATATGATGTCGTCTATGGAGATTTGGGTATCCCGAGATTTGTCTACCTTTCAAATGGCGCACTTACCCACCCAAGCAAGATATATTAACGTGGCAGAGAGGTACGGAGACTCTATGGGAAGAATAATTTTGACtatattcaaagaaagtAGCAATACAAAAGAAGCAGGATCGCTAACCTCAGAAGTTTTAATATCAGATTCTCAAGGCTTAAAATTTTCCCCCATTAAATGGACACCAAACGAAAGGTTGGGAAATATAGATTTCTACAATCCTGGTTTCTTGAAAGGGACAATGTTCTCTTCGTTTCAAGCTTCATTTGAACGTTTTggcaaaggaaaaaataaagaaaccGTAGGTAAGCAGGAAACCAAAATCTCGATTGATAACGGTCTCACATGGTCCAATTTAAAGGTTGTTGATCCAGAAAATGCGGACTTGTTTGAATGTGATATTACTGATCCCGAGAGATGCTCACTTCACCCTTCTTTTTACCGTTTTTGGGGCTTGGAACCTACTGTCGGGATCGTAATGGCAGGTGCTGTCGTTAGCGATGGCAATGTACTCGATTGGAAAGTTCCTGCTACTTTTATTTCCAGAGATGGTGGCTTAAGTTGGAAGTTAGCTCGGAATTCAACTGGCTTATTTGCTACTGGTAATTTGGGTAATGTTATTGTACATATTCCGTACTCATCGGATAGAAAGGACGGCTctaaatttgaatttcacTATTCTTTAGACCAAGGAAAAACATGGATTGAAAACCAGCTAGACACGGATTTCCTCCCATATACATTGATTAACGCAACGCCAGATGGATCTGGAACAAAATTCATCATATATGGGGTTGCCGAAATTCCCAGGCACAGTTCAGGAAATCCTTCTGGATATGTCATTTATataattgatttttcaGCAGCCTTTGATCACAAATCGTGCGAAGAAAAGGATTATGAAGATTGGAATTTGGCTGAAGGGAAGTGTCTTGATGGTGTTAAGTACAAATATATGAGGAGGAAACAGGATGCCCGCTGTCTAGTAAATAAAACGTTTGAAGATTCACTGTTACATGAAACACCTTGTAACAGTTGTGCTCCATCTGACTACGAATGCTcatttgaatttggtaGGGACGCAAATGGGCAGTGCATACCAGATTATAATTTGATTGTTCTTTCTGATATATGTGATAACTCAAAGGGGAAAACTGTATCAGTAGAGCCACTGCAATTAATTAAAGGTGATAAATGTAAAACACCAATGAAAATTGAACCTGTGGACATCCCGTGTGACGGAATTCCGAAGAAGGGCTCAAATAGTAAGGAGATAGTGGCTACCGAAAACAAATTTGACTTCAAAgttcaattttatcaatattttgaCACAATTGCGGATGAATCACTGGTCATAGTAGACGCAAGAGGAGATGCTTATGTATCTCATGATGGTGGACAGACAATGAGAAAGTTTGACGCTAGCGGTGAAACAATTGTCGAAGTTGTTTTCAATCCATACTTCAATTCGTCAGCCTATCTATTTGGCTCTAAAGGTAGCATTTTTTCCACCCACGATAGAGGATATTCTTTTATGATTGTTAAATTACCTGAATCCAGGCAATTAGGTATGCCATTAGACTTTAACGCTAAAGATCAGAATatgtttatttattatgGTGGCAACGATTGTGAACCATTAAGTCCAGAATGTCATGCCGTAGCATACCTCACCAAAGATGGTGGCGAAACGTTTACTGAAATGCTAGATAATGCAATTCATTGTGAGTTCGCGGGCtcacttttcaaatatcctTCTAATAAGGATGCGATCATGTGCCAAGTGAAGGAAAAATCTTCACAAACACGAAGTTTGGTTTCTTCAgcagatttttttcacaacGATAAAAGAACtgtatttgaaaacatcattgACTACTTGTCCACTGGCGGctatattattattgcaGTCCCAGGGAATAACGATGAATTGAGGGCATATGTGACTATTGATGGTGCAGAATTTGCCGAGGCCAAATTCCCGtatgatgaagatgctGGAAAACAGGAGGCATTCACTGTTTTAGAATCTGAAAGAGGGTCGGTATTTTTGCATTTAGCAACAAATTTAGAGCAAGGATGCGAGTTTGGTAATCTTTTGAAGTCCAACTCAAACGGTACTTTTTTTGTCACCTTGGAACATACTGTTAACAGAAATACGCGTGGCTATGtagattttgaaaaaattcaaggtTTAGAGGGTGTTATTCTCATTAATGTTGTTTCCAACAgtgaaaatgtttttgaGAATAACGAagtcaaaaaattgaagacaAAGATCACCTTCAATGAAGGATCGGATTGGACCTATTTGAAGCCTCCCAAGAAGGACTCGGAAGGGAATAAATTCTCTTGCAATTCCAAATCACTAGATGAATGCTCACTGCACTTGCATAGTTACACCGAACGTAAGGATATTAGAGACACATACTCTTCTGGTTCCGCGTTAGGGATGATGTTTGGTGTAGGAAACGTTGGAGAGAGTCTTCTGCCGTATAAAGAATGCTCCACTTTCTTCACCGCTGATGGAGGGGAGACCTGGGCTGAAGTCAAGAAGGGCCCCCACCAATGGGAATATGGTGACCATGGTGGGATCTTAGTTTTGGTACCTGAAAGCATAGAAACTGATTCAATTTCTTACTCCACTAATTCTGGTAAAACATGGAAGGACTATAAATTCTGCGATGATAAAGTTTTGGTGAAGGACATAACCACCGTTCCCCGAGATTCTGCCTTGAGGTTTTTGCTATTTGGAGAAGCGAAAAATATGGGAAGTGGTTCATTTAGGACATACACAATCGATTTTAGAAATCTCTTCGAGAGGCAATGTTATTTCGACATTGCCGGTAAAAAGGGTTCAGATTATAAATATTCTCTTTTGGGTTCTCAAACTAATTGCCTTTTTGGCCATCGAACCGAATTTTTACACAAAActgatgaaaaatgtttcaTTGGGAATGTTCCTCTTTCtgaattttcaagaaatatcaaaaactgTTCCTGTACAAGACAGGACTTTGAGTGTGATTATAATTATCATAAAACCCATGATGGTGTTTGTAGATTAGTCAGTGGCTTGAGCCCAGCCAATGCTGCCGATATTTGTAAGAAGGAACCAGATTTAATAGAGTACTTTAAATCTTCTGGTTATAGAAAGATCCCTCTATCAACCTGTAAAGGTGGCCTGAGGTTGGATACCCGTTCATCACCACACCCTTGCCCAGGAAAAGTAAAGGagtttaaagaaaaatactcTGTAAATGCTGGTGCCTACGCGTTTGTATTCATTGCAATTCTCCTAGTCATTTTATTTACCGCATGGTTTATATACAATAAGGGTATTAGGAGAAACGGAGGGTTTGCAAGATTTGGAGAAATTAGATTAAATGATGATGGATTGATAGAAAACAACAATACCGATAGAGTTGTCAACAACATTGTGAGATCAGGATTATgccttttttcaattatcaCTTCTATGTACCAACGCACAAAGGCAGGTGTAGGGAAGGCtatttggaaaataagGGGAAGATTTGCCAGCAAAGCAGGACCGAGCTATTTATCGCTACTTCATGGTCAATTTTCCAATGAAGCAGACAGGCTAACTACTGGTCCTGATGGAGACGCCAGCGGCCCAGCTAGTGTTGCTAACCGCGGTAACGATTCCGAAATTGAAGTAGGAGAAGCCTCAACGTCAGAGCAAGGCCACACGTCATCTACCATTCAGTCTGCGCCAGGCGATATTCCTGATGCATTATCAGCACAcggtgaagaagaaactcaCAACCTTGACTCGGCAACTTCACCCGGTGGAGACGAGTAG